The following are encoded in a window of Bdellovibrio svalbardensis genomic DNA:
- a CDS encoding phosphatidate cytidylyltransferase, which translates to MARSLQMTTWKSFLTRAISALVALAIIIGLYFYMGVNGIKILISLAVAVGSWELVGILFKKESSWFLKISFMVLTLVTFGLTSVALNLGIFVFALAVVLLCILSLLTLHKKGDLPRIADFQAKSVLGLVYLGLFPAFVFRLLEVMQGLSWFIFLLAVVFAGDTMAYVFGVLIGKHKVMPSVSPKKTWQGSIGGIIGSVIAGFICWNYLLNNYPVGFILGLAAVSGFVGQFGDFFESLLKRIADVKDSGKIMPGHGGVLDRIDGVLFASPVIFFGVVILSHLLS; encoded by the coding sequence ATGGCAAGGTCTCTACAAATGACAACTTGGAAAAGCTTTCTAACTAGAGCAATCTCGGCACTTGTTGCTCTTGCTATTATCATTGGCCTTTATTTCTACATGGGTGTTAACGGCATCAAAATTCTTATTTCTTTGGCCGTGGCCGTCGGTTCTTGGGAACTTGTGGGCATCCTCTTTAAAAAAGAATCTTCTTGGTTTTTAAAAATTTCATTCATGGTTTTGACTTTGGTCACCTTTGGTTTGACCAGTGTGGCTTTGAATCTTGGTATTTTTGTATTCGCATTGGCCGTTGTTCTTCTTTGCATCTTGAGCCTTCTCACACTTCACAAAAAAGGCGACCTTCCCCGCATTGCGGATTTTCAAGCGAAGTCCGTTTTGGGTTTGGTTTACCTGGGTCTTTTTCCCGCTTTTGTTTTTCGCCTGCTGGAAGTGATGCAGGGTCTTTCTTGGTTTATCTTTTTGCTCGCTGTAGTTTTCGCCGGTGATACGATGGCTTATGTGTTTGGTGTGTTGATTGGCAAGCACAAGGTCATGCCTTCTGTTTCTCCGAAGAAAACCTGGCAAGGTTCCATCGGTGGAATCATTGGTTCTGTCATTGCGGGATTCATTTGCTGGAACTATCTTTTGAACAACTACCCAGTGGGTTTCATTTTAGGACTCGCTGCTGTCTCAGGATTTGTCGGTCAATTTGGAGACTTCTTTGAATCTTTGCTAAAGCGCATTGCCGACGTCAAAGATTCAGGAAAGATCATGCCTGGTCATGGCGGAGTGCTAGATCGAATTGATGGCGTCCTATTCGCAAGTCCAGTGATCTTCTTTGGTGTTGTGATCCTATCTCACCTTTTGTCGTGA
- a CDS encoding isoprenyl transferase, which produces MTLPKHIAIIMDGNGRWAQLKRKPRTFGHIKGTRVAKKIITACSRRGIKNLTLYAFSSENWFRPQAEVSFLMKILRRYLDRETENLVKENIRFSVIGDLSRVPADVYKAILQAGEATAQCTGLNLVFALSYGSRQEITLAVREIAERVAAGELSPDDIDEAMISTSLSTYPTPDPDLIVRTSGEQRLSNFLLWQAAYSEFYFTEVLWPNFTESHLEEALSAFSVRQRRYGKVSTNDNLEKLSN; this is translated from the coding sequence ATGACTCTGCCGAAGCATATTGCAATCATTATGGATGGTAACGGTCGATGGGCTCAGCTCAAGCGCAAACCGCGCACGTTCGGACACATTAAGGGCACGCGAGTCGCGAAGAAAATCATCACGGCTTGCTCTCGCCGAGGCATTAAAAACCTCACTCTTTATGCCTTCTCCTCTGAAAACTGGTTCCGTCCTCAAGCTGAAGTTTCTTTCTTAATGAAGATTCTTCGCCGCTATCTTGATCGTGAAACTGAAAATCTTGTGAAAGAGAATATTCGCTTTTCAGTGATTGGTGATCTGTCACGCGTCCCTGCAGATGTTTACAAAGCCATTCTTCAAGCTGGCGAAGCTACAGCTCAGTGCACAGGCCTTAATTTGGTCTTTGCCTTGAGCTATGGTTCTCGTCAAGAAATCACGCTGGCTGTGCGTGAGATCGCAGAGCGCGTTGCCGCTGGCGAACTGTCCCCTGACGATATTGATGAGGCAATGATAAGCACTTCATTGAGCACTTATCCGACTCCAGATCCTGATTTGATTGTTAGAACAAGTGGCGAACAAAGACTTTCAAACTTCCTTCTTTGGCAGGCTGCTTATTCTGAATTCTACTTCACGGAAGTTCTGTGGCCTAACTTCACAGAATCTCATCTTGAGGAAGCCCTAAGTGCTTTTTCCGTGAGACAACGCCGCTATGGCAAGGTCTCTACAAATGACAACTTGGAAAAGCTTTCTAACTAG
- the frr gene encoding ribosome recycling factor: protein MAIADVKKNAQTQMEKAVNALGEELKKIRTGRAQVSMLDNIRVNYYGTPSPLSQVASISTPDAKSFLIAPWEVSILKDIEQAIVKSELGMAPMNDGKVIRLKVPDLTEERRKDLAKQVKKIAEEARVAVRMARRDANDEIKKMKADKKAPLSEDEAKKAETDIQKATDDFIKKVDQIAEEKEKSILTI, encoded by the coding sequence ATGGCTATCGCTGATGTAAAAAAGAACGCTCAGACTCAAATGGAAAAAGCAGTCAATGCTTTGGGTGAAGAGCTTAAAAAGATCCGCACGGGTCGTGCGCAAGTTTCAATGTTGGATAATATCCGTGTTAACTACTACGGAACTCCATCTCCACTTTCACAGGTTGCTTCCATCTCTACACCAGATGCGAAATCATTCCTTATCGCACCTTGGGAAGTTTCTATTCTTAAAGACATCGAGCAAGCGATCGTTAAGTCTGAGCTTGGCATGGCGCCAATGAATGACGGTAAAGTGATTCGTTTGAAAGTTCCTGACCTTACTGAAGAACGTCGTAAAGATTTGGCGAAACAAGTTAAAAAAATCGCTGAAGAAGCACGCGTTGCTGTTCGTATGGCTCGTCGTGATGCCAATGACGAAATCAAAAAGATGAAGGCAGATAAAAAGGCGCCTTTGAGCGAAGACGAGGCGAAAAAAGCTGAAACAGACATCCAAAAAGCAACTGACGACTTTATCAAAAAAGTTGACCAAATCGCTGAAGAAAAAGAAAAGTCAATTTTGACTATCTAG
- the pyrH gene encoding UMP kinase, with the protein MKEPVYKRILLKLSGEALAGKQGTGISTATITQIAQDVAEAYKAGVQIGLVIGGGNIYRGVAASAEGMDRASADYMGMLATCINALALQDALEKAGVPTRVQTAIEMAEIAEPYIRRRAIRHLEKNRLVIFGAGTGNPFFTTDTAASLRAMEINAEVIMKATKVDGIYDKDPTKHADAVKFQKISYIDVLNRGLQVMDSTAISMCMDNKLPIITFDLTVPGNILKAVQGENIGTLVH; encoded by the coding sequence TTGAAAGAGCCTGTCTATAAACGCATTTTGCTCAAGTTAAGTGGTGAAGCTCTTGCTGGAAAGCAGGGGACTGGTATCAGTACTGCGACGATCACACAGATCGCGCAAGACGTGGCAGAGGCATACAAGGCAGGCGTTCAAATCGGTCTCGTTATCGGCGGCGGTAACATCTATCGTGGTGTTGCCGCATCCGCTGAAGGCATGGATCGCGCAAGCGCAGACTACATGGGTATGCTTGCAACTTGTATCAATGCCCTTGCTCTTCAAGATGCTCTTGAAAAAGCAGGTGTTCCAACCCGTGTACAAACAGCCATTGAAATGGCTGAAATTGCTGAACCTTATATCCGTCGCAGAGCCATCCGCCACCTTGAAAAGAACCGCTTGGTTATTTTCGGAGCCGGCACAGGCAACCCTTTCTTCACTACAGATACAGCCGCTTCTCTTCGCGCAATGGAAATCAATGCCGAAGTCATCATGAAAGCGACCAAAGTTGACGGTATCTACGATAAAGATCCAACCAAACATGCTGATGCAGTGAAATTCCAAAAAATCAGCTACATCGATGTATTGAACCGTGGCTTGCAAGTTATGGACTCTACAGCGATCAGCATGTGTATGGACAACAAACTTCCAATTATTACTTTTGATCTCACTGTGCCGGGCAACATTTTGAAGGCCGTGCAGGGTGAAAACATCGGGACTCTGGTCCACTAG
- the tsf gene encoding translation elongation factor Ts, with product MSISATLVKELREKTSAGMMDCKKALEATAGDFEAAVEWLRVKGLSSAAKKSDRIAAEGTVFAQVVGNTGVILEINSETDFVARNDGFRNLVSDVAHHVLNAVNAVGDILEQAFHKNPTVKVGTMLKEAIATIGENIVIRRFEKYTASANTIVHTYIHGEGKIGVMIEVAASKPEATSNPELKTFAQDVALHIAAMNPMAISSEQIPADVVTKEKEILTAKNLESGKKPEMIEKIVDGQIRKFLAENCLLDQPFVKNPDLKVSDLAKQVGKTIGADVTVKRFVRFELGAGIEKKSNDFAAEVAAQMKGH from the coding sequence ATGTCTATTTCCGCTACTCTTGTTAAAGAACTCAGAGAAAAAACTTCTGCAGGTATGATGGATTGCAAAAAGGCGCTTGAAGCGACTGCTGGCGATTTCGAAGCTGCAGTTGAATGGTTGCGTGTAAAAGGTCTTTCTTCTGCTGCAAAAAAATCTGACCGCATTGCTGCTGAAGGCACTGTCTTCGCACAAGTTGTTGGTAACACAGGTGTGATCCTTGAGATCAACTCTGAAACTGACTTCGTTGCGCGTAATGATGGTTTCAGAAACCTAGTTTCTGACGTTGCTCACCACGTATTGAACGCTGTAAACGCAGTGGGCGATATTCTTGAGCAAGCTTTCCACAAAAACCCAACTGTAAAAGTTGGAACTATGTTGAAAGAAGCTATCGCGACTATCGGTGAGAACATCGTTATCCGTCGTTTTGAGAAGTACACTGCTTCTGCAAACACAATCGTACACACATATATCCACGGCGAAGGTAAAATCGGCGTGATGATCGAAGTTGCTGCTTCTAAACCAGAAGCAACTAGCAATCCTGAGTTGAAAACTTTCGCTCAAGACGTTGCCCTTCACATCGCTGCGATGAACCCAATGGCTATCTCTTCTGAACAAATCCCTGCGGATGTTGTTACTAAAGAGAAAGAGATTTTGACTGCTAAAAATCTTGAGTCTGGCAAAAAACCTGAAATGATCGAAAAAATCGTTGATGGTCAAATCCGTAAATTCTTGGCTGAAAACTGCCTTCTTGACCAACCTTTCGTTAAAAATCCGGACCTTAAGGTTTCTGATTTGGCGAAACAAGTTGGAAAAACTATCGGCGCTGACGTTACAGTTAAACGTTTCGTACGTTTCGAATTGGGCGCTGGTATCGAAAAGAAATCTAACGATTTCGCAGCTGAAGTTGCAGCTCAAATGAAAGGACACTAG
- the rpsB gene encoding 30S ribosomal protein S2 produces MAQVTMKEMLDAGVHFGHQTQRWNPKMKPYVYTARGGIHIIDLQKTVVRANKAAEYVKEIAANGGRMIFVGTKKQAIEPVQEAAAKCGQHYVTKRWLGGMMTNFETIKSSIDRLRKVDTMKEKGEFNYLTKKERAKIEKEYLRLSEFLNGIRDMKEMPSAMFVVDLPKEHIAVAEAKRLGMAVIGIADTNSDPESIDFPIPGNDDAIRSIKLFANLVAEAYLEGAKLYEQKIRTMTDKQSDVAKEAKAEGKEEAPKRKTAAKAGAAKEAPKKAAGPAVVKASKGRKLVAAGTAEEVEIQAELENKDESAE; encoded by the coding sequence ATGGCACAAGTTACCATGAAAGAAATGCTAGACGCTGGAGTCCACTTCGGACACCAAACACAGCGTTGGAACCCAAAAATGAAACCTTACGTATACACAGCTAGAGGCGGTATTCATATTATCGACCTTCAAAAGACTGTTGTTCGCGCTAACAAAGCTGCTGAATACGTAAAAGAAATCGCTGCTAACGGTGGTCGCATGATCTTCGTTGGAACTAAAAAGCAAGCTATCGAACCAGTTCAAGAAGCTGCTGCTAAATGTGGTCAACACTACGTTACTAAACGTTGGTTGGGCGGCATGATGACTAACTTCGAAACGATCAAATCTTCTATCGATCGTCTTCGCAAAGTAGACACCATGAAAGAAAAAGGCGAGTTCAACTACCTTACTAAAAAAGAGCGCGCAAAAATCGAAAAAGAATATCTTCGTCTTTCTGAATTCCTTAACGGTATTCGCGATATGAAAGAAATGCCTTCTGCAATGTTCGTAGTGGATCTTCCAAAAGAACACATCGCGGTTGCTGAAGCTAAACGTTTGGGTATGGCTGTTATCGGTATCGCTGATACTAACTCTGACCCAGAATCTATCGATTTCCCAATTCCAGGAAATGACGATGCTATTCGCTCTATCAAATTGTTCGCAAACCTAGTTGCTGAAGCATACTTGGAAGGCGCGAAACTTTATGAGCAAAAAATCCGCACTATGACAGACAAACAGTCTGACGTAGCTAAAGAAGCAAAAGCTGAAGGCAAAGAAGAAGCTCCTAAGCGTAAAACTGCTGCTAAAGCTGGCGCTGCGAAAGAAGCTCCTAAAAAAGCTGCAGGCCCTGCGGTTGTTAAAGCAAGCAAAGGTCGTAAACTTGTTGCTGCTGGTACAGCAGAAGAAGTTGAAATCCAAGCTGAGCTTGAGAACAAAGACGAATCTGCTGAATAG